From the genome of Deinococcus sp. JMULE3, one region includes:
- a CDS encoding MBL fold metallo-hydrolase, with protein MNVRVVPLRAGSCLNLAAITERGAPWRVQAYPAGFTLILHPTRGPVLFDTGYGADVVTAMRRWPGLIYGLITPVQFGPHDSAREQLRVLGFPPEEVRHVIVSHLHADHVGGLRDFPHATFHLDRRAWEPLRALRGVRAVRRAFMPELLPDDFEDRCAWLDFTAAGDALHPFPEVADVFGDGLLRAVPLPGHAPGMVGLLAQEEAGLTVLAADAAWSVRAGREERPVHPLARVAFHDPAQEATSGAALRAFLHANPAARLHVSHDEPEGWTAP; from the coding sequence GTGAACGTCCGGGTCGTCCCACTGCGGGCCGGGTCGTGCCTGAACCTCGCGGCGATCACCGAACGCGGCGCGCCGTGGCGGGTGCAGGCGTACCCGGCGGGCTTCACGCTGATCCTGCACCCCACGCGCGGCCCGGTGCTGTTCGACACCGGCTACGGCGCGGACGTCGTGACCGCCATGCGCCGCTGGCCGGGCCTGATCTACGGCCTGATCACGCCCGTGCAGTTCGGCCCGCACGACTCCGCCCGCGAGCAGCTGCGCGTGCTGGGCTTCCCCCCGGAGGAGGTGCGGCACGTGATCGTCTCGCACCTGCACGCTGATCACGTGGGCGGCCTGCGGGACTTCCCGCACGCGACCTTCCACCTCGACCGCCGCGCCTGGGAGCCCCTGCGGGCCCTGCGGGGCGTGCGGGCCGTGCGCCGGGCCTTCATGCCGGAACTCCTCCCGGACGACTTCGAGGACCGCTGCGCGTGGCTGGACTTCACGGCCGCCGGGGACGCCCTGCACCCCTTCCCGGAGGTCGCCGACGTCTTCGGGGACGGGCTGCTGCGCGCCGTGCCACTGCCCGGACACGCGCCGGGCATGGTGGGCCTCCTGGCGCAGGAGGAGGCGGGCCTGACCGTCCTGGCCGCCGACGCCGCCTGGAGCGTCCGCGCGGGCCGCGAGGAACGCCCCGTGCACCCGCTGGCCCGCGTGGCATTCCACGACCCCGCCCAGGAGGCCACCAGCGGCGCGGCCCTGCGCGCCTTCCTGCACGCCAACCCCGCTGCGAGGCTGCATGTCAGCCACGACGAGCCCGAAGGCTGGACCGCCCCATGA